From a single Micromonospora carbonacea genomic region:
- a CDS encoding 4Fe-4S binding protein — MTAPVTIVGCQGCGACLLTCPTHAIRPTPGGLLVRAQACTGCLECLEICPVDAIHVTGTDPCGGTR; from the coding sequence GTGACCGCCCCCGTGACCATCGTCGGCTGTCAGGGGTGCGGCGCGTGCCTGCTGACCTGCCCCACCCACGCGATCCGACCCACCCCCGGCGGGCTGCTGGTGCGCGCGCAGGCGTGCACCGGCTGCCTGGAGTGCCTGGAGATCTGCCCGGTCGACGCCATCCACGTCACCGGCACCGACCCCTGTGGAGGAACCCGATGA
- the cobJ gene encoding precorrin-3B C(17)-methyltransferase, which translates to MTRIGLVAATAAGRRHARTLAAAWPHACLVEADTAADALRAAFTGHDAVVAFLATGAVVRILAPLLGDKRTDPAVVVVDEAARHAVALLGGHAGGANALAADVGALLDARPVVTTATDAADLPGLDTLGWPVEGAVAAVTRALLDGEPVRLVADAAWPLPALPPHVRADAPAGSPRLLVTDRVVPPDGRTAVLRPPSLVVGVGGSRGVPAGQVRDLLDRVLAAAGLSPASVRCLASADIKADEAGIRATADALGVPLVTHPAADLAAVDVPHPSEVVRAAVGTPSVAEAAALLGEPGRRADATLVAPKTASAMATVAVARHAPRGRLAIVGLGPGAADLRTPRALAELRRAAVVVGLDQYVDQVRDVLRPGTRILASGLGAEEERARAAVAEATAGHAVALVGSGDAGVYAMASPALEHADDRVDVVGVPGVTAALAASALLGAPLGHDHAYLSLSDLHTPWEVIERRVAAAAEGDFVALLYNPRSRARDWQLAAALKTFAAHRPPDTPVGVVRNASRPGERVHLATLATLDPAVVDMYSVVVVGSSRTRLVAGRMVTPRGYRWRA; encoded by the coding sequence ATGACCCGCATCGGACTCGTCGCGGCCACCGCCGCCGGCCGCCGCCACGCCCGCACCCTCGCCGCCGCCTGGCCGCACGCCTGCCTCGTCGAGGCCGACACCGCCGCCGACGCGCTGCGCGCCGCGTTCACCGGGCACGACGCCGTCGTCGCGTTCCTGGCCACCGGGGCGGTGGTGCGGATCCTCGCCCCGCTGCTGGGCGACAAGCGCACCGACCCGGCCGTCGTGGTCGTCGACGAGGCCGCCCGGCACGCCGTGGCGCTGCTCGGCGGCCACGCCGGGGGCGCGAACGCCCTCGCCGCCGACGTCGGCGCGCTGCTCGACGCCCGGCCGGTGGTCACCACCGCCACCGACGCGGCGGACCTGCCCGGCCTGGACACGCTCGGCTGGCCCGTCGAGGGGGCGGTCGCCGCCGTGACCAGGGCCCTGCTCGACGGCGAGCCGGTGCGGCTCGTCGCCGACGCGGCCTGGCCGCTGCCGGCCCTGCCGCCGCACGTGCGCGCCGACGCCCCCGCCGGTTCGCCCCGGCTCCTCGTCACCGACCGGGTCGTGCCGCCCGACGGGCGCACCGCCGTGCTCCGGCCGCCGTCGCTGGTCGTCGGCGTGGGCGGCAGCCGGGGCGTGCCCGCCGGGCAGGTGCGCGACCTGCTCGACCGGGTCCTCGCCGCCGCCGGCCTCAGCCCGGCCAGCGTCCGCTGCCTGGCCAGCGCCGACATCAAGGCCGACGAGGCGGGGATCCGGGCGACCGCCGACGCGCTCGGCGTACCCCTGGTGACGCATCCGGCGGCGGACCTGGCGGCCGTCGACGTGCCGCACCCCAGCGAGGTGGTCCGCGCGGCCGTCGGCACGCCCAGCGTCGCGGAGGCCGCCGCGCTGCTCGGCGAGCCCGGCCGGCGCGCCGACGCGACGCTCGTCGCGCCGAAGACCGCCTCGGCGATGGCCACCGTCGCGGTGGCCCGGCACGCCCCGCGCGGCCGGCTGGCCATCGTCGGCCTCGGCCCCGGCGCGGCCGACCTGCGCACCCCGCGCGCCCTCGCCGAGCTGCGCCGCGCCGCCGTGGTCGTCGGCCTGGACCAGTACGTCGACCAGGTGCGCGACGTGCTGCGTCCCGGCACCCGGATCCTCGCCAGCGGCCTCGGCGCGGAGGAGGAACGCGCCCGCGCCGCCGTCGCCGAGGCCACCGCCGGGCACGCCGTGGCGCTGGTCGGCTCCGGCGACGCCGGGGTGTACGCGATGGCCAGCCCCGCCCTGGAGCACGCCGACGACCGCGTCGACGTCGTCGGCGTCCCCGGGGTGACCGCCGCGCTCGCCGCGTCGGCGCTGCTCGGCGCGCCGCTGGGCCACGACCACGCCTACCTGAGCCTGTCCGACCTGCACACCCCGTGGGAGGTCATCGAGCGGCGCGTCGCCGCCGCCGCGGAGGGCGACTTCGTGGCGCTGCTCTACAACCCGCGCAGCCGCGCCCGGGACTGGCAGCTCGCCGCCGCCCTGAAGACGTTCGCCGCGCACCGGCCGCCGGACACCCCGGTGGGGGTGGTGCGCAACGCCAGCCGGCCCGGCGAACGGGTGCACCTGGCCACCCTCGCCACCCTCGACCCGGCCGTGGTCGACATGTACAGCGTGGTGGTGGTCGGCAGCAGCCGCACCCGGCTCGTCGCCGGCCGGATGGTCACCCCGCGCGGCTACCGGTGGCGCGCGTGA
- the cbiT gene encoding precorrin-6Y C5,15-methyltransferase (decarboxylating) subunit CbiT: MITKAEVRALAVARLRPRLGRLVWDVGAGSGSVGIECALLGAAVIAVERDPDAVGLVRRNAAAHRVDVRVVAGPAPAALAGLPDPDAVFVGGGGLAALAAVAARRPVRVVAAVAALDRVAPALDLLRGHGYRVEGVQLSAARLADLPGGSVRLAATNPVFVLTADHPPSPGERR, translated from the coding sequence ATGATCACCAAGGCGGAGGTGCGGGCCCTCGCCGTGGCCCGGCTGCGCCCCCGCCTCGGCCGGCTCGTCTGGGACGTCGGCGCGGGCAGCGGCTCCGTCGGCATCGAGTGCGCCCTGCTCGGCGCGGCCGTGATCGCCGTCGAACGCGACCCGGACGCCGTCGGCCTCGTCCGGCGCAACGCCGCCGCGCACCGGGTCGACGTGCGGGTCGTCGCCGGTCCCGCCCCGGCGGCGCTGGCCGGGCTGCCCGACCCGGACGCCGTCTTCGTCGGCGGCGGCGGACTGGCCGCCCTCGCCGCCGTCGCCGCCCGCCGGCCCGTCCGCGTGGTGGCCGCCGTCGCCGCCCTGGACCGGGTCGCCCCCGCCCTCGACCTGCTGCGCGGGCACGGCTACCGCGTCGAGGGCGTGCAGCTCTCCGCCGCCCGCCTCGCCGACCTGCCCGGCGGGTCGGTGCGCCTCGCCGCCACCAACCCGGTGTTCGTCCTCACCGCCGACCACCCACCGTCCCCCGGGGAGCGCAGATGA